A single region of the Malus sylvestris chromosome 8, drMalSylv7.2, whole genome shotgun sequence genome encodes:
- the LOC126631634 gene encoding pentatricopeptide repeat-containing protein At1g01970 has product MAAGQVFFTGAHASNVFCYPYPHQANPMTNESKKTHCHRFTGNSLWAIPMSLVTHNRRFQRPLAAASVEETAKTEIKEGKSRIRLDVVSPEITEAQKEAIEQLPQNMSKRCKALMRQLICFSPEKGSLCELLADWGRIMKPCRADWLAVLKELRVKDHPIYLQVAEIALLEESFEANIRDYTKIIHGYGKQNRVEDAVKTLSNMKTRGFICDQVTLTAMIDMYSKAGNLKLAEETFEELRLLGQPLDKRSYGSMIMAYIRAGKPDQGESLLTEMDVREVYAGSEVYKALLRAYSMVGDTEGAQRVFNAVQLAGISPDAKLCGLLINAYGVSGESQKARVAFENMRTAGLKPTDKCIALVLAAYEKENKLQKALKFLIALERDGIMVGKEAAETLAGWFRKLGVVEEVDMVLREFAATEANSSIPAS; this is encoded by the exons ATGGCAGCTGGTCAAGTTTTCTTCACGGGGGCCCATGCTTCCAACGTTTTCTGCTATCCCTATCCCCACCAAGCAAACCCAATGACCAACGAATCGAAGAAAACCCATTGCCACAGATTCACGGGCAACTCTTTGTGGGCAATCCCAATGAGCCTTGTCACCCACAACCGTCGTTTCCAGCGGCCCTTGGCGGCGGCAAGCGTGGAGGAGACGGCGAAGACTGAGATCAAAGAAGGGAAGTCGCGGATTAGGCTGGATGTGGTGAGTCCTGAGATTACAGAAGCTCAGAAAGAAGCTATTGAACAACTGCCACAAAATATGAGCAAGCGGTGTAAGGCTTTGATGAGGCAGCTCATTTGCTTTTCTCCTGAAAAGGGTAGTTTGTGCGAGTTGTTGGCTGATTGGGGTAGGATTATGAAGCCTTGCAGAGCTGACTGGCTTGCTGTTCTTAAAGAATTGAGGGTAAAGGATCACCCCATTTATCTTCAG GTGGCAGAAATTGCTTTACTAGAAGAATCTTTTGAAGCCAACATTCGTGACTATACCAAAATAATTCATGGTTATGGGAAACAAAACCGAGTTGAGGATGCTGTAAAAACCCTTTCGAACATGAAGACCAGAGGCTTCATATGTGATCAGGTAACTCTAACTGCCATGATTGACATGTATAGCAAGGCCGGAAATCTTAAGCTAGCTGAAGAAACTTTTGAAGAACTTAGGCTCCTTGGACAGCCGTTGGATAAAAGATCATATGGCTCAATGATTATGGCGTACATTAGAGCTGGAAAGCCTGATCAGGGAGAGAGTTTGCTCACAGAAATGGATGTTCGAGAGGTTTATGCTGGAAGTGAAGTTTACAAGGCATTGTTAAGAGCATACTCAATGGTTGGTGATACTGAAGGAGCTCAAAGGGTGTTCAATGCAGTTCAGCTAGCTGGTATTTCTCCAGACGCTAAGCTATGCGGACTTCTCATAAATGCATATGGTGTATCGGGTGAAAGTCAAAAGGCGCGTGTTGCGTTCGAAAACATGAGGACGGCTGGTCTTAAGCCAACTGATAAATGTATAGCTCTAGTGTTGGCTGCTTACGAAAAGGAGAATAAGCTTCAAAAGGCATTAAAATTTCTGATAGCGTTGGAGAGAGATGGTATCATGGTTGGGAAAGAAGCTGCTGAAACACTGGCTGGATGGTTTAGGAAACTAGGGGTTGTAGAAGAGGTGGATATGGTCTTGAGAGAATTTGCAGCAACGGAAGCAAATTCTAGCATTCCGGCTTCCTAG
- the LOC126631633 gene encoding mannan endo-1,4-beta-mannosidase 7-like: protein MKHLGVMFLGALLFIFQNHGVLAEEGFMKTRGVQLVLNGVPYYGHGFNAYWLMYMGTDPSERVKVSSALREAKEHGLTIARTWAFADGGYRALQTSPGSYDEKTFRGLDFVISEAKKSGIKVILSLVNNYDNYGGKKQYVEWARSQGQSLSSEDDFYTNSLVKGFYKNHIKTVLTRINTLIGVAYKDEPTIMAWELMNEPRCTSDPSGKTIQAWITEMASYLKSIDGNHLLEVGLEGFYGSSNPKKNPNNYQIGTDFIANNQIRDIDFATVHAYPDQWLTGAGYEDQVSFLNSWVSGHIQDAQNILKKPVLFAEFGRSLKESGYTTSQRDRIFTIVYSGIYSSARGGGAAVGGLFWQLLAEGMDNFQDGYGIVLSESSSTVGLIAEESRKLNEIRKMYARLKNIEKWKRAREVRRDRFWSGNKANGTEN, encoded by the exons atgaaGCATTTGGGTGTCATGTTCTTGGGGGCTCTGCTGTTCATCTTCCAGAACCATGGAGTTTTAGCGGAAGAAGGGTTTATGAAAACCAGAGGAGTGCAGCTTGTGCTGAACGGAGTTCCGTACTATGGACACGGCTTCAATGCCTACTGGTTGATGTACATGGGGACCGACCCTTCTGAGAGGGTGAAAGTTTCGTCTGCCCTCCGAGAGGCGAAGGAACATGGGCTCACAATTGCAAGGACTTGGGCCTTCGCCGATGGCGGATACAGAGCTCTGCAGACCTCTCCGGGGTCGTACGACGAGAAAACTTTTCGG GGGTTGGATTTTGTGATATCTGAGGCAAAGAAGAGTGGGATCAAGGTGATACTGAGTTTGGTGAACAACTATGACAACTATGGAGGCAAGAAACAGTATGTGGAATGGGCTAGAAGCCAAGGCCAATCTCTATCTTCTGAAGATGATTTCTATACCAACTCTCTCGTGAAGggattttacaaaaatcatATCAAG ACTGTTCTTACGAGGATCAACACTCTGATTGGAGTTGCTTACAAAGATGAACCAACCATAATGGCTTGGGAGCTTATGAATGAGCCAAGATGTACTTCAGATCCATCTGGAAAAACCATTCAG GCTTGGATAACGGAAATGGCGTCTTACTTGAAATCCATAGATGGAAATCATTTGCTAGAAGTTGGCCTTGAAGGGTTTTATGGATCatcaaatccgaaaaaaaatccGAATAACTATCAAATTGGAACTGATTTCATTGCGAATAATCAGATCCGTGACATTGACTTTGCCACTGTCCACGCATATCCCGATCAATG GTTAACCGGAGCAGGTTACGAAGATCAAGTCTCTTTTTTGAACAGTTGGGTCAGTGGTCACATCCAGGATGCACAAAACATTCTGAAGAAGCCAGTTCTGTTTGCGGAGTTTGGAAGGTCTTTGAAAGAGTCGGGTTATACCACAAGCCAGCGTGACCGGATTTTCACTATAGTCTACTCGGGTATCTACTCGTCGGCTAGGGGTGGAGGTGCTGCCGTTGGCGGCTTATTCTGGCAACTTCTGGCCGAAGGAATGGACAATTTCCAAGACGGGTATGGGATTGTGTTGAGCGAGAGCTCCTCGACAGTTGGTTTGATTGCCGAGGAGTCTCGGAAGCTTAATGAGATTCGGAAGATGTATGCCAGGTTGAAAAACATCGAGAAGTGGAAGCGAGCGAGGGAAGTTCGAAGGGATCGGTTCTGGTCTGGGAACAAGGCCAATGGTACAGAAAACTGA